The Candida dubliniensis CD36 chromosome 2, complete sequence genome contains a region encoding:
- a CDS encoding hypothetical integral membrane protein, conserved (4 probable transmembrane helices predicted by TMHMM2.0 at aa 70-89, 119-141, 162-184 and 199-221), whose amino-acid sequence MTAITTTTSRLRKFDKSLIHESTSTSTSTSTSSTKSIHNIDLIDIDDQINLIDQLTITNQINYKKSMKYLIYLYILQIILILSLSLTMAKTKRTSNPTNNNNNNNNNNKTKKKNHLDQQLQYILLILSICLNIINVKFGTNSNNSHSFSKRLIIWIKWINRLITLQLIYNGYLTIITNTLSLPLPLPLPLPLPNVIDQYRGILFMILPGFNILMPWLFLYWYKHMDESVQQLNELKYEYKNV is encoded by the coding sequence ATGACTgctattactactactacttcaAGATTACGGAAATTTGACAAATCATTAATCCATgaatcaacatcaacatcaacatcaacatcaacatcttcCACCAAATCCATTCACAacattgatttgattgatattgatgatcaaatcaatttaattgatcaattgacaataactaatcaaatcaattataaaaaatcaatgaaatatcttatttatttatatattttacaaattattttgattttatcattatcattaaccATGGCTAAAACAAAACGTACAAGTAAtccaaccaacaacaacaacaacaacaacaacaacaacaagacgaagaagaaaaatcatcttgatcaacaattacaatatattttattgattcttctgatttgtttaaatattattaatgttaAATTTGGAACCAATAGTAACAACAGTCATAGTTTTCTGAAACGTTTAATCATATGGATTAAATGGATCAATAGATTAATCACAttacaattaatttataatggATACTTGACCATAATAACGAATACATTGtcattaccattaccattaccattaccattaccattacctAATGttattgatcaatatcGAGGGATATTATTTATGATATTACCTggatttaatattttaatgCCATggttatttttatattggtATAAACATATGGATGAACTGgttcaacaattgaatgaattaaaatatGAATATAAAAATGTTTAG